One Tripterygium wilfordii isolate XIE 37 chromosome 10, ASM1340144v1, whole genome shotgun sequence DNA segment encodes these proteins:
- the LOC120006936 gene encoding 60S ribosomal protein L27a-3 — protein sequence MTTRLRKNRKKRGHVSAGHGRIGKHRKHPGGRGNAGGMHHHRILFDKYHPGYFGKVGMRYFHKLRNKFYCPIVNVDKLWSMVPQEVKDKASKDNVPMLDVTQFGYFKVLGKGVLPENKPIVVKAKLVSKIAEKKIKENGGAVVLAA from the coding sequence ATGACAACTAGGTTGAGGAAGAACCGCAAGAAGCGTGGTCACGTGAGCGCAGGCCACGGCCGTATTGGCAAGCACCGAAAGCATCCCGGAGGTCGCGGTAATGCCGGAGGAATGCACCACCACCGTATCCTCTTCGACAAGTATCATCCTGGTTATTTTGGTAAAGTCGGTATGCGATACTTCCACAAGCTCCGTAACAAGTTCTACTGCCCGATTGTCAACGTCGATAAGCTATGGTCAATGGTACCCCAGGAGGTCAAGGACAAGGCATCCAAGGATAATGTGCCCATGCTTGATGTTACTCAGTTCGGGTACTTTAAGGTGTTGGGGAAGGGAGTCTTGCCGGAAAACAAGCCGATCGTGGTGAAGGCCAAGCTCGTGTCCAAGATTGCCGAGAAGAAGATTAAGGAGAACGGCGGAGCTGTGGTGCTTGCTGCTTAG
- the LOC120006834 gene encoding uncharacterized protein LOC120006834, whose protein sequence is MAVILGNLAVLLDLHSPPIIITDRKNRPVALDVVSNLFKKEAHQISSNTNNYASLAAKNFESDGEIRSHRVVARGKSNSKVNGVDFDAGSSDEEGNGNGDGEESSYAWEEEMRKRLKEIEEMRELEKKAEELQNRVEEEKEGDEDREETEEEKRMRVRRELEKLAKEQAERRATAQLMFELGQKAYGKGMYGRSIEFLEGALTIIPRPTLFGGEIQIWLAMAYEANNRHGDCIALYQQLEKKHPIMSIRRQASELRYILQAPKLKISQEEMVTIPLIGSSYDSYAGTWTDKYKDKDQRRSGSTTNQLPSSRDFIGDFFVWRPPIGLEKSPAFWVFFTFWLGLVGAALILQK, encoded by the exons ATGGCCGTGATTCTGGGAAACTTGGCTGTGTTACTAGACCTTCACTCGCCTCCGATCATAATAACTGACCGCAAGAACCGTCCGGTAGCTCTAGATGTTGTGTCCAATCTATTCAAAAAAGAGGCGCACCAAATCTCCAGCAATACGAACAACTACGCATCATTAGCCGCCAAGAACTTCGAATCGGACGGGGAAATTAGAAGTCACAGAGTTGTAGCTCGAGGCAAATCGAATTCGAAGGTAAACGGAGTGGATTTCGACGCTGGCTCCAGTGATGAGGAAGGGAACGGTAATGGGGATGGAGAGGAGTCATCGTACGCTTGGGAGGAAGAGATGAGGAAAAGATTGAAGGAGATTGAGGAGATGAGAGAGCTGGAGAAAAAAGCTGAGGAGTTGCAGAATCGCGTGGAGGAGGAGAAAGAAGGGGACGAGGACCGGGAGGAGACCGAGGAAGAGAAGAGGATGAGGGTGCGGAGAGAGCTCGAAAAG TTGGCTAAGGAGCAAGCGGAGCGCAGAGCCACCGCACAATTGATGTTCGAATTGGGTCAGAAAGCTTATGGGAAGGGCATGTACGGACGTTCCATTGAGTTCCTTGAAGGTGCCCTTACAATCATTCCCAGGCCAACATTATTTGGCGGTGAG ATTCAAATATGGCTTGCTATGGCATATGAAGCGAATAATCGGCATGGGGATTGCATTGCTCTATATCAGCAACTGGAGAAGAAGCACCCCATAATGAGCATCAGGCGCCAAGCTTCTGAGCTTCGCTACATCTTGCAAGCACCTAAGCTTAAGATTTCCCAGGAGGAAATGGTTACTATTCCCCTGATTGGTTCAAGTTATGACAG CTATGCAGGAACATGGACTGATAAATACAAGGACAAAGATCAAAGAAGAAGTGGATCGACGACAAATCAGCTTCCGTCATCGAGGGATTTCATAGGGGACTTTTTTGTCTGGCGACCTCCTATTGGATTGGAGAAAAGCCCAgctttttgggttttctttacATTCTGGCTGGGTTTGGTTGGAGCTGCACTCATTCTGCAAAAATGA
- the LOC120006822 gene encoding ABC transporter B family member 26, chloroplastic isoform X2, producing the protein MYYFRNMQVKIFGLRGCCFGIANMILVKRMRERLYSALLLQDISFFDSETVGDLTSRLGSDCQQVSRVIGNDLNLILRNSLQGTGALIYLLVLSWRLGLFTLMICFTLAAVMFIYGLYQKKAARLIQESTASANEVAQETLSLMRTVRVYGTERQEFERYNMWLGTLADISLRQSAASGFWNLSFNTLYHSTQVISVLIGGMSILAGHITAEQLTKFIMYSEWLIYSTWWMGDSFSSLMQSVGASEKVFQLMDLLPSDQFKSTGVKLQRLIGHVEFVNVSFHYSSRPTVPVLQHVSIFVDPGEVVAIVGLSGSGKSTLVNLLLRLYEPTSGQIAIDGIPIKDLDIKWLREIIGFVGQEPKLFRMDISSNIRYGCTRDIKQEDVERAAKQAYAHEFISALPNGYRTIVDNDLLSGGQKQRIAIARAILRDPSILILDEATSALDAESEHNVKGVLRAVRSDSTAKRTVIVIAHRLSTIQAADRIVVMDGGQVVEVGSHGELLRKDGLYARLTRRQADAVA; encoded by the exons ATGTATTACTTCAGGAATATGCAGGTCAAAATCTT TGGTCTACGAGGTTGCTGTTTTGGCATAGCAAATATGATTCTT GTGAAGCGTATGAGGGAAAGACTGTATTCTGCTCTACTTCTTCAG GATATATCTTTTTTTGACAGTGAGACAGTCGGTGATTTGACCAGTAGGCTTGGATCAGACTGTCAGCAAGTATCTCGGGTTATTGGAAATGATCTCAATTTGATACTAAGAAATTCTCTTCAG GGTACAGGTGCCTTGATCTACTTGCTAGTTCTTTCATGGCGGCTCGGTTTATTCACATTGATGATATGCTTTACATTGGCAGCAGTAATGTTCATTTATGGCCT GTACCAGAAGAAGGCTGCAAGGTTAATCCAAGAGTCCACAGCTTCTGCCAATGAA GTGGCACAAGAGACATTATCTTTAATGAGAACTGTTCGTGTTTACGGTACAGAAAGACAAGAATTTGAAAG GTATAACATGTGGCTGGGTACATTGGCTGATATAAGCTTGCGTCAAAGTGCAGCATCTGGATTTTGGAATCTAAGCTTTAACACTCTTTATCATTCAACTCAG GTTATTTCTGTGCTTATTGGAGGAATGTCTATTTTGGCTGGTCATATTACTGCAGAGCAACTTACAAAGTTTATAATGTATAGTGAATGGCTGATATACTCAACTTGGTGGATGGGGGATAGTTTCTCATCTTTGATGCAGTCAGTTGGGGCAAGTGAGAAAGTCTTCCAACTGATGGATCTTTTGCCTAGTGACCAATTCAAATCAACGG GTGTAAAGTTGCAAAGGCTGATTGGGCATGTAGAGTTTGTGAATGTATCTTTTCATTATTCTTCTAGGCCTACG GTTCCTGTACTGCAGCATGTCAGCATCTTTGTGGATCCTGGTGAAGTAGTTGCAATT GTTGGTCTTAGTGGCAGTGGAAAAAGCACTCTGGTGAATCTTTTGTTGCGTCTTTATGAGCCCACCAGTGGACAG ATTGCAATTGATGGCATCCCCATCAAAGATTTGGACATCAAATGGTTGAGGGAGATAATAGGATTTGTGGGACAG GAACCAAAACTTTTCCGTATGGATATTAGTTCCAACATAAGGTATGGATGTACCAGAGATATAAAGCAGGAGGATGTTGAACGGGCTGCCAAGCAAGCGTATGCACATGAGTTCATCTCTGCACTCCCCAATGGTTACCGTACAATTGTTGACAATGATTTGCTTAGTGGGGGACAGAAGCAGCGCATTGCCATTGCTCGGGCAATTCTTAGAGATCCTAGCATTTTGATCCTTGATGAAGCCACTAGTGCACTGGATGCAGAGAGTGAACACAATGTTAAG GGTGTGCTCCGTGCTGTCAGAAGTGACTCAACAGCGAAGAGAACGGTCATAGTAATTGCACACAG GCTTTCTACAATACAAGCTGCTGACCGGATAGTGGTAATGGATGGTGGTCAAGTTGTCGAG GTTGGTAGTCACGGTGAACTACTTCGCAAAGATGGCTTGTATGCTCGACTAACTAGAAGACAGGCTGATGCGGTGGCATGA
- the LOC120006822 gene encoding ABC transporter B family member 26, chloroplastic isoform X3 codes for MYYFRNMQVKRMRERLYSALLLQDISFFDSETVGDLTSRLGSDCQQVSRVIGNDLNLILRNSLQGTGALIYLLVLSWRLGLFTLMICFTLAAVMFIYGLYQKKAARLIQESTASANEVAQETLSLMRTVRVYGTERQEFERYNMWLGTLADISLRQSAASGFWNLSFNTLYHSTQVISVLIGGMSILAGHITAEQLTKFIMYSEWLIYSTWWMGDSFSSLMQSVGASEKVFQLMDLLPSDQFKSTGVKLQRLIGHVEFVNVSFHYSSRPTVPVLQHVSIFVDPGEVVAIVGLSGSGKSTLVNLLLRLYEPTSGQIAIDGIPIKDLDIKWLREIIGFVGQEPKLFRMDISSNIRYGCTRDIKQEDVERAAKQAYAHEFISALPNGYRTIVDNDLLSGGQKQRIAIARAILRDPSILILDEATSALDAESEHNVKGVLRAVRSDSTAKRTVIVIAHRLSTIQAADRIVVMDGGQVVEVGSHGELLRKDGLYARLTRRQADAVA; via the exons ATGTATTACTTCAGGAATATGCAG GTGAAGCGTATGAGGGAAAGACTGTATTCTGCTCTACTTCTTCAG GATATATCTTTTTTTGACAGTGAGACAGTCGGTGATTTGACCAGTAGGCTTGGATCAGACTGTCAGCAAGTATCTCGGGTTATTGGAAATGATCTCAATTTGATACTAAGAAATTCTCTTCAG GGTACAGGTGCCTTGATCTACTTGCTAGTTCTTTCATGGCGGCTCGGTTTATTCACATTGATGATATGCTTTACATTGGCAGCAGTAATGTTCATTTATGGCCT GTACCAGAAGAAGGCTGCAAGGTTAATCCAAGAGTCCACAGCTTCTGCCAATGAA GTGGCACAAGAGACATTATCTTTAATGAGAACTGTTCGTGTTTACGGTACAGAAAGACAAGAATTTGAAAG GTATAACATGTGGCTGGGTACATTGGCTGATATAAGCTTGCGTCAAAGTGCAGCATCTGGATTTTGGAATCTAAGCTTTAACACTCTTTATCATTCAACTCAG GTTATTTCTGTGCTTATTGGAGGAATGTCTATTTTGGCTGGTCATATTACTGCAGAGCAACTTACAAAGTTTATAATGTATAGTGAATGGCTGATATACTCAACTTGGTGGATGGGGGATAGTTTCTCATCTTTGATGCAGTCAGTTGGGGCAAGTGAGAAAGTCTTCCAACTGATGGATCTTTTGCCTAGTGACCAATTCAAATCAACGG GTGTAAAGTTGCAAAGGCTGATTGGGCATGTAGAGTTTGTGAATGTATCTTTTCATTATTCTTCTAGGCCTACG GTTCCTGTACTGCAGCATGTCAGCATCTTTGTGGATCCTGGTGAAGTAGTTGCAATT GTTGGTCTTAGTGGCAGTGGAAAAAGCACTCTGGTGAATCTTTTGTTGCGTCTTTATGAGCCCACCAGTGGACAG ATTGCAATTGATGGCATCCCCATCAAAGATTTGGACATCAAATGGTTGAGGGAGATAATAGGATTTGTGGGACAG GAACCAAAACTTTTCCGTATGGATATTAGTTCCAACATAAGGTATGGATGTACCAGAGATATAAAGCAGGAGGATGTTGAACGGGCTGCCAAGCAAGCGTATGCACATGAGTTCATCTCTGCACTCCCCAATGGTTACCGTACAATTGTTGACAATGATTTGCTTAGTGGGGGACAGAAGCAGCGCATTGCCATTGCTCGGGCAATTCTTAGAGATCCTAGCATTTTGATCCTTGATGAAGCCACTAGTGCACTGGATGCAGAGAGTGAACACAATGTTAAG GGTGTGCTCCGTGCTGTCAGAAGTGACTCAACAGCGAAGAGAACGGTCATAGTAATTGCACACAG GCTTTCTACAATACAAGCTGCTGACCGGATAGTGGTAATGGATGGTGGTCAAGTTGTCGAG GTTGGTAGTCACGGTGAACTACTTCGCAAAGATGGCTTGTATGCTCGACTAACTAGAAGACAGGCTGATGCGGTGGCATGA
- the LOC120006822 gene encoding ABC transporter B family member 26, chloroplastic isoform X1, whose translation MALPLCTTEPLFLSSLPHIRKSSTINIYRRSLRFSANNKLRFSLCSTKHWQLSPLKSSSINGFSVQNELAEDNVELREKIGNWIDFIRSILPGGSWWRFSDDVEVNITAKPLTVWRALGRMWELVAGDRWVIFVAFSSLIIAALSEISIPHYLTASIFSAQSSEVAVFHRNVHLLILLCITSGICSGLRGCCFGIANMILVKRMRERLYSALLLQDISFFDSETVGDLTSRLGSDCQQVSRVIGNDLNLILRNSLQGTGALIYLLVLSWRLGLFTLMICFTLAAVMFIYGLYQKKAARLIQESTASANEVAQETLSLMRTVRVYGTERQEFERYNMWLGTLADISLRQSAASGFWNLSFNTLYHSTQVISVLIGGMSILAGHITAEQLTKFIMYSEWLIYSTWWMGDSFSSLMQSVGASEKVFQLMDLLPSDQFKSTGVKLQRLIGHVEFVNVSFHYSSRPTVPVLQHVSIFVDPGEVVAIVGLSGSGKSTLVNLLLRLYEPTSGQIAIDGIPIKDLDIKWLREIIGFVGQEPKLFRMDISSNIRYGCTRDIKQEDVERAAKQAYAHEFISALPNGYRTIVDNDLLSGGQKQRIAIARAILRDPSILILDEATSALDAESEHNVKGVLRAVRSDSTAKRTVIVIAHRLSTIQAADRIVVMDGGQVVEVGSHGELLRKDGLYARLTRRQADAVA comes from the exons atgGCTCTGCCACTCTGCACTACTGagcctctcttcctctcttcgcTTCCACACATACGAAAATCTTCCACAATCAACATTTACCGTCGGAGCCTCCGTTTCTCTGCCAATAATAAACTTCGATTCTCTCTCTGCAGCACCAAACACTGGCAGTTATCTCCTCTAAAATCTTCTTCAATTAACGGATTCTCCGTCCAGAACGAGCTAGCGGAAGACAATGTTGAGCTGCGAGAGAAGATTGGGAATTGGATTGACTTTATTCGATCAATTTTGCCCGGAGGAAGCTGGTGGAGATTTTCTGATGACGTTGAGGTCAATATAACAGCAAAACCGTTGACTGTCTGGCGGGCGCTTGGTCGAATGTGGGAGTTGGTGGCTGGAGATCGCTGGGTCATTTTTGTGGCCTTTTCTTCCCTGATTATTGCGGCG CTCTCGGAGATCTCTATACCGCATTACTTGACAGCATCAATCTTTTCAGCGCAGAGCAGTGAGGTCGCAGTGTTTCATCGAAACGTGCATCTCTTGATTCTCCTATGTATTACTTCAGGAATATGCAG TGGTCTACGAGGTTGCTGTTTTGGCATAGCAAATATGATTCTT GTGAAGCGTATGAGGGAAAGACTGTATTCTGCTCTACTTCTTCAG GATATATCTTTTTTTGACAGTGAGACAGTCGGTGATTTGACCAGTAGGCTTGGATCAGACTGTCAGCAAGTATCTCGGGTTATTGGAAATGATCTCAATTTGATACTAAGAAATTCTCTTCAG GGTACAGGTGCCTTGATCTACTTGCTAGTTCTTTCATGGCGGCTCGGTTTATTCACATTGATGATATGCTTTACATTGGCAGCAGTAATGTTCATTTATGGCCT GTACCAGAAGAAGGCTGCAAGGTTAATCCAAGAGTCCACAGCTTCTGCCAATGAA GTGGCACAAGAGACATTATCTTTAATGAGAACTGTTCGTGTTTACGGTACAGAAAGACAAGAATTTGAAAG GTATAACATGTGGCTGGGTACATTGGCTGATATAAGCTTGCGTCAAAGTGCAGCATCTGGATTTTGGAATCTAAGCTTTAACACTCTTTATCATTCAACTCAG GTTATTTCTGTGCTTATTGGAGGAATGTCTATTTTGGCTGGTCATATTACTGCAGAGCAACTTACAAAGTTTATAATGTATAGTGAATGGCTGATATACTCAACTTGGTGGATGGGGGATAGTTTCTCATCTTTGATGCAGTCAGTTGGGGCAAGTGAGAAAGTCTTCCAACTGATGGATCTTTTGCCTAGTGACCAATTCAAATCAACGG GTGTAAAGTTGCAAAGGCTGATTGGGCATGTAGAGTTTGTGAATGTATCTTTTCATTATTCTTCTAGGCCTACG GTTCCTGTACTGCAGCATGTCAGCATCTTTGTGGATCCTGGTGAAGTAGTTGCAATT GTTGGTCTTAGTGGCAGTGGAAAAAGCACTCTGGTGAATCTTTTGTTGCGTCTTTATGAGCCCACCAGTGGACAG ATTGCAATTGATGGCATCCCCATCAAAGATTTGGACATCAAATGGTTGAGGGAGATAATAGGATTTGTGGGACAG GAACCAAAACTTTTCCGTATGGATATTAGTTCCAACATAAGGTATGGATGTACCAGAGATATAAAGCAGGAGGATGTTGAACGGGCTGCCAAGCAAGCGTATGCACATGAGTTCATCTCTGCACTCCCCAATGGTTACCGTACAATTGTTGACAATGATTTGCTTAGTGGGGGACAGAAGCAGCGCATTGCCATTGCTCGGGCAATTCTTAGAGATCCTAGCATTTTGATCCTTGATGAAGCCACTAGTGCACTGGATGCAGAGAGTGAACACAATGTTAAG GGTGTGCTCCGTGCTGTCAGAAGTGACTCAACAGCGAAGAGAACGGTCATAGTAATTGCACACAG GCTTTCTACAATACAAGCTGCTGACCGGATAGTGGTAATGGATGGTGGTCAAGTTGTCGAG GTTGGTAGTCACGGTGAACTACTTCGCAAAGATGGCTTGTATGCTCGACTAACTAGAAGACAGGCTGATGCGGTGGCATGA